A region of Leifsonia xyli DNA encodes the following proteins:
- a CDS encoding AsnC family transcriptional regulator: protein MVDRLDAELIALLTAEPRLGVFEASRRLGVARGTVQARLDRLQRTGVVRDFAPTVDTGRLGFPVTAFVTADLQGEGGPSRELVEHLSGIPEVLEVHTITGPGDLMIRAVARSNVDLQRVIGRIASAPAIVRTSTVIALTTAIDHRSAPLVQAAVASDDATNDTKQEDATDG from the coding sequence ATGGTCGACAGGCTCGACGCCGAGCTGATCGCTCTGCTGACGGCTGAGCCGCGGCTGGGTGTGTTCGAGGCGTCGCGTCGGCTGGGGGTCGCGCGCGGGACCGTGCAGGCCCGGCTCGATCGGTTGCAGCGCACAGGGGTGGTGCGCGACTTCGCGCCCACGGTCGACACCGGGCGGCTGGGTTTCCCCGTGACGGCGTTCGTGACGGCGGACCTGCAGGGCGAAGGCGGGCCGAGCCGGGAGCTCGTCGAGCACCTGAGCGGCATCCCCGAGGTGCTGGAAGTGCACACGATCACGGGGCCCGGCGACCTGATGATCCGCGCGGTGGCCCGCTCGAACGTCGACCTGCAGCGGGTGATCGGCCGCATCGCGAGCGCGCCGGCGATCGTGCGCACGTCGACCGTCATCGCGCTGACCACCGCCATCGACCACCGCTCGGCGCCTCTCGTTCAGGCGGCCGTGGCGAGCGACGACGCGACGAACGATACGAAACAGGAGGATGCGACGGATGGATGA
- a CDS encoding NAD-dependent succinate-semialdehyde dehydrogenase, whose product MDEKALLERVPDGLYIGGEWTSGSAGTFPVFDPATGDRIKEIADASPEDGIRALDAAVAAADDWAATPARQRGEILRRAFDLLQERRDEFALLMTLEMGKPLAEASGEVTYGGEFLRWFSEEAVRIQGRYGANPEGTGRMIVSQHPVGPCFLITPWNFPLAMATRKIAPALAAGCTVVIKPAELTPLTTLYFAKLLEDAGLPGGVLNVVTTTTSGKVSAPIIADSRLRKLSFTGSTEVGRKLLQQASENVLRTSMELGGNAPFVVFDDADLDKAVDGAMLAKFRNIGEACTAANRFIVHEDVADEFARRVTERVNGLRVGRGTEEGVTIGPLINEDAIDKAASLLQDAVTRGASVLTGGGRVEGTGTFFEPTVVTDVRPGSEILRQEIFGPVLSIIRFSDEDEAVRLANDTEYGLVSYVFTKDLARGQRMIERLETGMMGLNVGVVSNAAAPFGGVKQSGLGREGGFEGIHEYLNTKYTLTPNPFGA is encoded by the coding sequence ATGGATGAGAAGGCTCTGCTGGAGCGCGTGCCCGACGGGCTGTACATCGGGGGAGAGTGGACGTCCGGCTCGGCCGGTACGTTCCCCGTGTTCGACCCCGCGACCGGCGACCGCATCAAGGAGATCGCCGACGCGTCCCCGGAGGACGGCATCCGGGCCCTGGATGCGGCGGTCGCCGCCGCGGACGACTGGGCGGCCACGCCCGCCCGTCAACGGGGGGAGATCCTCCGTCGCGCGTTCGACCTGCTGCAGGAACGGCGGGACGAGTTCGCGCTGCTGATGACGCTCGAGATGGGCAAGCCGCTCGCCGAGGCGAGCGGCGAGGTCACCTACGGCGGCGAGTTCCTGCGCTGGTTCTCGGAGGAGGCGGTGCGCATCCAGGGCCGCTACGGCGCCAACCCGGAGGGTACCGGCCGGATGATCGTGAGTCAGCATCCCGTCGGCCCCTGCTTCCTCATCACCCCGTGGAACTTCCCGCTCGCGATGGCCACCCGCAAGATCGCCCCGGCGCTCGCCGCGGGCTGCACCGTGGTCATCAAGCCGGCCGAGCTCACCCCGCTCACCACGCTCTACTTCGCGAAGCTGCTGGAGGATGCCGGTCTCCCGGGCGGCGTGCTCAACGTCGTCACCACGACCACGTCCGGCAAGGTCTCGGCGCCGATCATCGCGGACTCCCGCCTCCGCAAGCTGTCGTTCACCGGCTCGACCGAGGTCGGCCGCAAGCTGCTGCAGCAGGCGTCGGAGAACGTGCTGCGCACCTCCATGGAGCTCGGCGGCAACGCTCCGTTCGTCGTGTTCGACGACGCCGACCTCGACAAGGCCGTCGACGGCGCGATGCTCGCCAAGTTCCGCAACATCGGCGAGGCCTGCACGGCGGCCAACCGGTTCATCGTGCACGAGGACGTCGCCGACGAGTTCGCGCGGCGCGTCACCGAGCGGGTGAACGGGCTCCGCGTCGGACGTGGCACGGAGGAGGGCGTGACGATCGGTCCGCTGATCAACGAGGACGCGATCGACAAGGCCGCTTCGCTCCTGCAGGACGCGGTCACGCGCGGCGCGTCCGTCCTCACCGGCGGCGGCCGCGTCGAGGGGACGGGGACGTTCTTCGAGCCGACGGTGGTGACGGATGTGCGGCCGGGCAGCGAGATCCTGCGGCAGGAGATCTTCGGACCGGTGCTCTCGATCATCCGGTTCTCCGACGAGGACGAGGCCGTGCGGCTCGCGAACGACACCGAGTACGGGTTGGTCTCCTACGTGTTCACGAAGGACCTCGCCCGCGGTCAGCGGATGATCGAGCGGCTGGAGACGGGGATGATGGGCCTCAACGTCGGTGTCGTGTCCAATGCGGCGGCTCCGTTCGGCGGCGTGAAACAGTCGGGGCTCGGCCGCGAGGGCGGGTTCGAGGGCATCCATGAATACCTCAACACGAAGTACACGCTGACGCCGAACCCGTTCGGAGCCTGA